Proteins from a genomic interval of Undibacterium parvum:
- a CDS encoding DUF2804 domain-containing protein, with protein MTVLNSVVARAADSDLTLAAAPRSVLAADGSVNFGKYAGPLTQIDWRGLAAPHQRSRLWQHFHHKHWQYVALATDDIFCGIAIVDVGWTNTAFAYAFDRRAQRMLASFSRDGLPGLSATLNTHPADGAASSFRFLNNRIDYRHLAASETYQLTLQCGDFAIDASFDARTAAPFLSAIGPVQGGNVHATVKSAGLPLRGSVQIKGREFALDGGIASFDHSNGFLARETAWRWASAHNLELGFNLQAGYFGDNENALWLDGQLISLGAAHFEFDAKQPLLPWHIYTEDGLLDLQFQPEGCRSENKNLLIAASRYLQPIGTFSGWVKAGKDAPRRPIANLVGVTEDHFSRW; from the coding sequence ATGACAGTTTTAAACTCAGTCGTGGCGCGCGCCGCTGACTCCGACCTGACTTTAGCCGCAGCACCGCGCAGCGTGCTGGCTGCCGATGGCAGTGTTAATTTTGGTAAATATGCTGGCCCTTTGACGCAGATAGACTGGCGCGGATTGGCGGCTCCGCATCAACGTAGTCGGCTATGGCAGCACTTCCATCATAAACACTGGCAATATGTGGCGCTGGCGACAGACGATATTTTTTGCGGCATTGCGATCGTCGATGTGGGTTGGACCAATACTGCCTTTGCGTATGCCTTTGATCGACGGGCGCAACGCATGCTGGCGAGTTTTTCTCGGGATGGCTTGCCTGGCCTGAGTGCGACACTCAATACGCATCCAGCCGATGGTGCGGCTAGCAGCTTTCGCTTTCTGAATAATCGTATCGATTATCGTCATCTGGCCGCTAGCGAGACTTATCAGCTGACGCTGCAATGCGGCGATTTCGCAATTGACGCCAGTTTTGATGCACGCACCGCGGCCCCATTTTTAAGCGCGATTGGACCAGTGCAGGGAGGCAACGTGCATGCCACGGTGAAATCGGCTGGCCTGCCTTTGCGCGGCAGCGTTCAGATTAAGGGGCGTGAATTTGCACTGGACGGTGGCATCGCCAGTTTCGATCATAGTAATGGCTTTCTGGCGCGTGAGACTGCCTGGCGCTGGGCCTCGGCGCATAATCTGGAGCTGGGCTTCAATCTGCAAGCGGGCTATTTCGGGGATAATGAAAACGCCTTGTGGCTAGATGGGCAGCTTATTTCTCTAGGGGCTGCACATTTTGAATTTGATGCCAAGCAGCCCTTATTGCCCTGGCATATCTATACCGAGGATGGCTTGCTCGATCTGCAGTTTCAGCCTGAAGGCTGTCGTAGCGAAAATAAAAATCTGTTGATTGCCGCCAGCCGCTATCTGCAACCGATAGGGACTTTCAGCGGCTGGGTCAAAGCGGGCAAGGACGCGCCGCGCCGCCCTATAGCCAATTTGGTGGGAGTCACCGAAGACCATTTTTCACGCTGGTGA
- a CDS encoding NIPSNAP family protein, which translates to MITCYLRYVIDTYKLKEFETYGKMWIPLVAKFGGDHHGYFLPSEGASNIALAIFSFPSLALYEEYREKSFLDHDCIEAFKYAEKTRCIISYERSFFRPVFE; encoded by the coding sequence ATGATTACCTGTTACCTGCGCTATGTGATTGATACCTATAAACTCAAGGAATTTGAGACTTACGGAAAAATGTGGATACCCTTAGTGGCGAAATTCGGTGGTGATCATCACGGTTATTTTCTACCATCGGAAGGTGCCAGCAATATCGCGCTGGCGATCTTCAGTTTTCCGTCCTTGGCACTGTATGAGGAATATAGAGAAAAATCCTTCCTCGATCACGATTGCATAGAAGCCTTCAAATATGCCGAAAAAACCCGTTGCATCATTAGCTATGAGCGCTCCTTCTTTCGACCCGTGTTTGAATAA
- a CDS encoding substrate-binding periplasmic protein, whose product MHTPISLTSLSASMLAHLQLILLLCLPLSAVHAAERELIIGTIAVSPFGFLDSTGKPSGIMYEISNRIAEEAGLPFKNNITPYARTVLDLEYGNADVIIRYSNADLTKVAHQVISVLALPSFIIGKNSSSFLRLADLHGKNVGVLRGGNFDANFAADTAIKKYAVNDYEQAFKMMMAGHLDAVIGSNIGLYYTAQKLGIATSALSPPLVLSTQYFVLHVSKKSANEPLLKDLKGAVERLQKRDAFTPIINKYMGYYPWQQQK is encoded by the coding sequence ATGCACACGCCTATCTCGCTCACCTCCCTAAGCGCCAGCATGCTGGCTCACTTGCAGTTAATCCTTTTGCTTTGCTTACCCCTGAGTGCCGTGCACGCGGCCGAGCGTGAACTCATCATAGGAACTATTGCAGTGAGCCCTTTCGGCTTTCTTGATAGCACCGGCAAACCTAGCGGTATCATGTATGAAATTAGCAATCGCATCGCCGAAGAAGCGGGCCTACCCTTCAAAAACAACATAACACCGTATGCCCGCACGGTGCTTGATTTGGAGTATGGCAATGCCGATGTCATCATCCGATATAGCAATGCTGACTTAACTAAAGTTGCACATCAAGTTATTTCTGTGCTGGCGCTACCGAGTTTCATCATAGGAAAAAATTCGAGTAGTTTTTTGCGCCTGGCTGACCTGCACGGTAAAAATGTGGGCGTCCTACGCGGTGGCAATTTTGATGCAAATTTTGCGGCCGATACGGCAATCAAGAAATATGCGGTTAATGATTATGAGCAAGCCTTCAAGATGATGATGGCCGGCCATCTCGATGCAGTCATAGGCTCAAATATCGGCCTGTATTACACCGCGCAAAAACTAGGTATCGCCACCAGCGCGCTGAGCCCCCCCTTAGTGCTGAGCACACAATATTTTGTGTTGCACGTCTCAAAAAAGAGCGCCAATGAACCGCTCTTAAAAGACTTAAAGGGCGCGGTGGAGAGGCTGCAAAAACGTGATGCTTTCACGCCCATCATCAACAAGTACATGGGATATTATCCGTGGCAACAGCAGAAATAG
- a CDS encoding CmpA/NrtA family ABC transporter substrate-binding protein, whose protein sequence is MSDQVPIVYDAHDAYDAERPLLIACGCGGNHAPHQHAEQQSKQIISTDVISRNFLEAALVKALFPHEPTRRAFLNAVGRSTAMAAIASVVPLASMQAMAQETSGNLERKELKVGFIAITCAAPLIMAEPLGFYKEQGLNVRLVKTAGWGMIREKVIKKEHDASHFLSPMPLAMSLGLGNEPFPTSVATIQNNNGQAITLHLKHKDKRDPKQWKGFTLGVPFVYSMHNFLLRYYLAEFGIDPETDVKIVAVPPPEMVAKLTDGSIDGFLGPDPFNQRAVFDGVGFIHILSKDIWDGHPCCAFGASDEFIKQNPNTFAALFRAIISASLIASLSTDRYEIAKTIAPQAYLNQPLEVISQILSGKFPDGLGNTRSVPDRAIFNPVPWQSMAVWMLTQMKRWGYIKGDVDYAQLANKVFLLTEAKHHMALAGWNPPKGNYRKHIIMGKSFDAQKPQEYLKSFAISHQV, encoded by the coding sequence ATGTCTGATCAAGTTCCCATTGTCTACGATGCACACGACGCTTACGATGCCGAGCGTCCACTCTTAATCGCCTGCGGCTGTGGCGGCAATCATGCCCCACATCAACACGCGGAGCAGCAGAGCAAACAGATCATCAGCACCGATGTCATCAGTCGTAATTTTCTGGAAGCCGCCTTAGTCAAGGCACTGTTTCCGCACGAGCCGACCCGAAGAGCGTTCTTAAATGCCGTGGGTCGCAGCACAGCGATGGCAGCTATCGCCAGCGTCGTGCCACTGGCAAGTATGCAGGCCATGGCGCAAGAAACCAGTGGTAATTTAGAGCGTAAAGAATTGAAAGTGGGCTTTATCGCCATCACCTGCGCAGCCCCCTTGATCATGGCGGAGCCGCTGGGATTTTATAAAGAGCAAGGCCTCAATGTGCGCCTGGTCAAAACTGCGGGCTGGGGCATGATACGTGAGAAAGTGATTAAGAAAGAGCATGATGCCTCGCACTTCCTATCGCCTATGCCGCTGGCGATGAGCTTAGGCCTGGGCAATGAGCCCTTCCCCACTTCCGTCGCCACCATACAAAATAATAACGGCCAAGCCATTACCTTACACTTAAAACACAAAGACAAGCGAGATCCCAAGCAATGGAAAGGATTTACCTTGGGCGTGCCCTTTGTCTACAGCATGCATAATTTTTTGCTGCGTTACTACCTGGCTGAATTCGGTATCGATCCGGAGACAGATGTCAAAATCGTCGCGGTGCCGCCGCCAGAGATGGTCGCCAAATTGACCGATGGCAGCATAGATGGTTTCCTCGGACCGGATCCATTTAACCAGCGTGCGGTATTTGACGGGGTTGGTTTCATCCATATTTTGTCGAAGGATATCTGGGATGGTCACCCCTGCTGCGCCTTCGGTGCCAGTGATGAATTTATCAAACAAAACCCGAATACCTTTGCGGCCTTGTTCCGTGCCATCATCAGCGCCTCACTGATCGCCAGCCTATCGACTGATCGTTACGAGATCGCTAAAACCATCGCACCGCAAGCCTATCTGAATCAACCACTGGAAGTGATCTCGCAGATATTAAGTGGCAAGTTCCCGGACGGTTTGGGTAACACGCGCTCGGTGCCGGATCGCGCTATCTTCAACCCAGTCCCATGGCAAAGTATGGCGGTATGGATGCTGACGCAGATGAAGCGCTGGGGCTATATCAAGGGCGATGTCGACTATGCGCAATTGGCCAACAAGGTATTTTTATTGACTGAGGCAAAACATCATATGGCGCTGGCAGGCTGGAACCCGCCCAAAGGCAACTACCGCAAGCACATCATCATGGGAAAAAGCTTCGACGCACAGAAACCGCAGGAGTATCTGAAAAGCTTTGCGATCTCGCATCAAGTCTGA
- a CDS encoding CmpA/NrtA family ABC transporter substrate-binding protein → MSLSIFKPYDPEHNNSRSCCCGRHSNAQEHLADELRQQELASLNRVRDPETLNQDVIEEALMRALFPDDHVRRDFLRAVGVNTARAAIASVLPMASLQAMAQEKKGSIEKKDLKVGFIAITCAAPLIMADPLGFYKKQGLNVSLHKTAGWALIRDKMVNKEFDASHFLSPMPLAMSMGLGTNPTQMRIATIQNINGQAITLHVKHKDKRDPRQWKGFKLAIPFEYSMHNFLLRYYLAEHGLDPDKDVQLRVTPPPEMVANLRAGNIDGFLGPDPFNQRAVYDEVGFIHILSKEIWDGHPCCAFGMSDDFVKQNPNTFAALYRAVLNAAAMAHDSAHRSLVAKVIAPVAYLNQPETVVEQVLTGRYADGLGNIKNVPNRADFDPLPWYSMGVWILSQMKRWGYIKGEVDYKTITEKIFLLTDAKKYMKELGQTSPESGYKKFKIMGKEFDANSADTYVNSFTIKR, encoded by the coding sequence ATGTCGCTATCCATTTTCAAACCTTACGATCCTGAGCACAATAACAGCAGATCCTGCTGCTGCGGGCGGCACTCCAATGCGCAAGAGCATCTGGCCGATGAATTACGCCAACAAGAGCTTGCCAGCCTGAATAGGGTACGCGACCCTGAAACCCTGAACCAAGATGTGATCGAAGAAGCGCTGATGCGCGCTCTATTTCCGGACGATCATGTGCGTCGTGATTTCCTGCGCGCCGTTGGCGTGAATACCGCGCGTGCCGCTATTGCCAGTGTCTTACCGATGGCATCGCTACAGGCGATGGCACAAGAAAAAAAAGGCAGTATCGAAAAGAAGGATTTAAAAGTCGGCTTTATCGCCATCACTTGCGCCGCCCCCCTGATCATGGCTGACCCTCTGGGTTTCTATAAAAAACAGGGACTCAATGTCTCCCTTCACAAGACCGCAGGCTGGGCCTTGATACGCGACAAGATGGTCAACAAGGAATTCGATGCCTCGCATTTTTTGTCGCCTATGCCGCTGGCGATGTCTATGGGCTTGGGTACTAATCCCACACAAATGCGGATCGCCACCATACAAAACATCAACGGCCAGGCGATCACCTTGCATGTCAAACACAAGGACAAACGCGACCCGCGGCAATGGAAGGGCTTCAAACTGGCGATACCCTTTGAATATTCCATGCACAATTTTCTGCTGCGCTATTACCTGGCCGAACACGGTTTAGATCCAGATAAAGATGTGCAATTACGCGTCACGCCGCCACCAGAGATGGTGGCCAATCTGCGTGCCGGAAATATCGATGGTTTCCTCGGTCCCGATCCTTTTAACCAACGCGCAGTCTATGATGAAGTGGGATTTATCCACATCTTGTCGAAAGAGATCTGGGATGGTCATCCTTGCTGCGCATTTGGCATGTCGGACGACTTCGTCAAACAAAATCCAAATACCTTTGCCGCACTTTACCGTGCGGTCTTAAATGCGGCCGCCATGGCGCATGACTCTGCGCATCGCTCGCTGGTAGCCAAAGTGATTGCTCCGGTTGCTTATCTGAATCAACCTGAAACCGTGGTCGAGCAAGTGCTGACAGGGCGTTATGCCGATGGTTTGGGTAACATCAAAAACGTACCGAACCGCGCTGACTTCGATCCCCTGCCTTGGTACTCTATGGGCGTATGGATACTGAGCCAGATGAAGCGCTGGGGCTATATCAAAGGCGAGGTCGATTACAAGACGATCACAGAAAAAATTTTCCTGCTCACTGATGCCAAGAAATACATGAAGGAATTAGGGCAAACCAGCCCTGAATCTGGCTACAAAAAATTTAAGATTATGGGTAAAGAATTCGATGCCAACAGCGCGGATACCTATGTCAATAGTTTTACCATCAAACGATAA
- the ntrB gene encoding nitrate ABC transporter permease, translating into MANHLGLRAALISLLIFLLFLAGWHFATLPPTTTSAATVAPQTQQDEDYAKLMGKSKESESKVTGFPNPAQMGLAMRKHLSDPFYDNGPNDKGIGIQLGYSLARVGLGFSIAALVAIPLGFVLGMSPLMQRALNPFIQILKPISPLAWMPLALYTIKDSSISGVFVIFICSIWPMLLNTSFGVAAVRREWINVARTLEVSALRKALLVILPAAAPTILTGMRISMGIAWLVIVAAEMLVGGTGIGYFVWNEWNNLSLTSVMFAILLIGVVGMLLDLIFARLQQFVSYVD; encoded by the coding sequence ATGGCTAATCATTTGGGTCTGCGTGCCGCCTTAATCTCGCTGCTAATATTTTTGCTGTTTCTGGCAGGCTGGCATTTTGCCACCTTGCCGCCCACGACTACGTCAGCAGCAACTGTTGCGCCTCAAACGCAACAAGACGAGGACTACGCCAAACTAATGGGAAAAAGTAAGGAGAGCGAGAGCAAAGTAACAGGGTTTCCAAATCCGGCACAAATGGGGCTGGCGATGCGCAAACATTTGTCTGATCCATTTTACGATAATGGCCCCAACGACAAGGGCATAGGCATACAACTAGGCTATTCGCTGGCGCGGGTTGGGTTGGGATTTTCGATTGCCGCTTTAGTCGCAATCCCACTTGGCTTTGTGCTTGGCATGTCGCCGCTGATGCAGCGCGCACTCAATCCATTTATACAAATTCTTAAGCCTATCTCGCCTCTGGCATGGATGCCGTTGGCGCTGTACACCATTAAGGACTCGTCTATCTCGGGCGTGTTTGTGATTTTCATCTGCTCGATCTGGCCTATGCTACTCAATACCTCGTTTGGTGTGGCAGCGGTAAGACGCGAATGGATCAACGTCGCCAGAACCCTGGAAGTGTCAGCACTACGCAAAGCCCTGCTGGTGATACTGCCAGCCGCCGCACCGACTATTTTGACCGGCATGCGCATCTCTATGGGAATCGCCTGGCTAGTCATCGTCGCTGCCGAGATGTTGGTCGGTGGCACCGGGATAGGTTATTTCGTCTGGAATGAATGGAATAACCTGTCGCTGACCAGCGTCATGTTTGCGATCCTATTGATAGGCGTGGTCGGGATGTTGCTCGATCTGATCTTCGCCCGTCTGCAACAGTTTGTCAGCTATGTTGACTGA
- a CDS encoding ABC transporter ATP-binding protein — translation METAFLNVKSLAKRFESEDSSVFYDVSFGIEKGEFICIIGHSGCGKTTILNLLAGLDSATAGSITMDGKEISGPSLDRGVVFQGHALMPWLSVLQNVAFAVKSRWPNYSKAEVTTQAMRYLKMVGLLGAEHKKPSELSGGMKQRVGIARAFSIEPKMLLLDEPFGALDALTRGVIQDELLKICAATRQTVFMVTHDVDEAILLADRILLMSNGPHARIAEIVVNTMPKNRTRATMHHDPQFYRIRNHMVDFLVNRSRRIQEQTVSARHTASDEDTRIVSPGLEVGASSEEPNTATSLEQRNQNWRNAPQL, via the coding sequence ATGGAAACCGCTTTTTTAAATGTGAAATCTTTGGCAAAACGCTTTGAGTCTGAGGACTCATCGGTATTTTACGATGTCAGTTTCGGCATAGAAAAAGGCGAATTCATTTGCATCATCGGCCACTCCGGCTGCGGCAAAACCACCATACTCAATTTGCTAGCCGGGCTGGATAGCGCGACCGCCGGCAGCATCACGATGGATGGCAAAGAAATCTCCGGACCGAGTTTGGACCGGGGCGTGGTATTTCAGGGACATGCGCTGATGCCCTGGCTGAGCGTCTTGCAAAACGTTGCCTTCGCAGTCAAATCGCGCTGGCCAAATTACAGCAAAGCCGAGGTCACAACCCAGGCGATGCGCTACCTGAAGATGGTTGGTTTATTGGGTGCTGAACACAAAAAACCATCAGAATTATCCGGTGGCATGAAACAGCGCGTAGGAATAGCACGTGCTTTTTCTATAGAGCCGAAAATGCTTTTGCTCGATGAGCCCTTTGGCGCACTCGACGCGCTGACGCGTGGTGTGATCCAGGATGAATTGCTGAAAATTTGCGCGGCCACACGTCAAACCGTATTCATGGTTACCCATGATGTGGATGAAGCGATTTTGCTGGCTGACCGCATCCTGCTGATGTCGAATGGTCCGCATGCACGCATCGCCGAGATCGTCGTCAATACCATGCCCAAAAATCGTACTCGCGCCACCATGCATCACGATCCGCAGTTCTACCGCATACGCAATCACATGGTTGATTTTCTGGTTAACCGTTCACGCCGGATACAAGAGCAGACTGTCAGCGCACGCCACACCGCCAGTGATGAAGACACGCGGATAGTCAGTCCCGGCTTGGAGGTAGGCGCAAGCTCCGAAGAACCGAACACGGCAACTAGCCTTGAACAACGCAATCAAAACTGGCGCAATGCACCGCAACTTTAA
- the cynS gene encoding cyanase: protein MDRNQVSVKILSAKVARKMRWSEIAEKMGKSKEWTTAALLGQMSLDEHQAEIAQNLFSLTAEETAWLQIVPYKGSLPTAVPTDPLIYRWYEIVNVYGSTIKELIHEEFGDGIMSAIDFSMDITREPDPKGDRVKVLLSGKFLPYKSY from the coding sequence ATGGATAGAAATCAAGTCAGCGTCAAAATACTCTCTGCCAAGGTTGCGCGAAAAATGCGCTGGAGCGAGATTGCTGAAAAAATGGGTAAGAGCAAGGAATGGACAACCGCCGCACTCTTGGGTCAAATGAGCCTCGATGAACATCAGGCCGAGATAGCGCAAAATTTGTTCTCGTTGACCGCCGAAGAAACCGCCTGGTTACAAATTGTGCCCTACAAAGGTTCATTGCCCACGGCAGTTCCTACCGATCCACTGATTTACCGCTGGTACGAAATCGTCAATGTCTATGGCTCTACCATCAAGGAACTGATCCATGAAGAATTCGGTGATGGCATCATGAGCGCGATCGATTTTTCTATGGATATCACGCGTGAACCAGATCCAAAAGGTGATAGGGTCAAGGTCCTGTTAAGCGGAAAATTTTTGCCTTACAAATCGTATTAA
- the gorA gene encoding glutathione-disulfide reductase, whose translation MQNIQHEFQYDLLVIGGGSGGVRAARMAAQRGARVALVESGALGGTCVNVGCIPKKLYSYAAHYAEAFEEAHGYGWSMAEKPRLDWERLKANRATEISRLNGIYQNLLSNAGVTIIAGWAQLIDANTVQVNAQSYSANKLLIATGGTPMLPEISGKEFILSSDQIFDISPFPQRLLVVGGGYIACEFASIFNGLGAQVTQVYRGEQVLRGFDEDVRHFLANEVRKAGVDLRLNADVATIERQSDGLQITLKDGTNMTVDAVLYATGRVPKVSNLGLENAAIKQSSSGAIIVDQNYQSSAPSIYALGDVTARIQLTPVALGEAMQLVDHLFGDGSKKMDYELIPTAVFTHPNIATVGYSESDARAQFSKIRVYRSEFKALKHTLSGSTERTLMKLVVDDASDRVVGLHMVGADAGEIVQGFAVAMKAGATKALFDSTIGIHPTAAEEFVTMRVAVGE comes from the coding sequence ATGCAAAATATACAACACGAATTTCAGTACGATCTCTTAGTCATCGGTGGTGGCAGTGGCGGGGTACGCGCGGCACGCATGGCAGCCCAGCGCGGAGCCCGCGTAGCCTTGGTCGAGAGCGGTGCACTAGGTGGCACCTGCGTCAATGTAGGCTGCATTCCGAAAAAACTGTATAGCTATGCCGCCCATTACGCTGAAGCCTTTGAAGAGGCGCATGGCTATGGCTGGAGCATGGCAGAAAAACCGCGCCTCGACTGGGAACGATTGAAGGCCAATCGCGCCACTGAAATCAGCCGGCTAAACGGCATTTATCAAAACCTGTTGAGCAATGCTGGGGTAACGATCATTGCAGGCTGGGCGCAATTGATTGACGCCAATACGGTACAGGTCAATGCTCAAAGCTACAGCGCCAATAAACTCCTGATCGCCACTGGCGGCACACCGATGCTACCTGAAATTTCTGGCAAAGAATTCATATTGAGCTCAGATCAGATCTTCGATATCAGCCCTTTCCCGCAGCGGCTGCTGGTAGTCGGCGGCGGCTATATCGCCTGCGAATTCGCCTCGATTTTCAACGGACTCGGTGCACAGGTCACACAGGTCTATCGTGGCGAACAGGTATTACGCGGCTTTGATGAAGACGTACGTCACTTTCTAGCAAACGAAGTGAGGAAGGCTGGTGTAGATCTGCGCTTGAACGCAGATGTCGCCACTATCGAGCGCCAGTCAGATGGTCTGCAGATCACACTCAAAGATGGCACTAATATGACGGTCGATGCAGTCTTGTACGCCACCGGTCGCGTGCCTAAAGTGAGCAATCTAGGACTGGAAAATGCGGCCATCAAACAAAGTTCCAGCGGTGCCATCATCGTTGATCAAAACTATCAAAGTTCAGCGCCCTCGATTTACGCACTCGGTGATGTTACGGCACGCATACAACTAACCCCGGTGGCGCTGGGCGAAGCGATGCAACTGGTCGACCATCTATTTGGCGACGGCAGCAAAAAAATGGACTATGAGCTGATTCCTACTGCCGTATTTACCCATCCGAATATCGCCACGGTAGGGTATAGCGAGTCCGATGCGCGTGCCCAATTTAGTAAGATCCGCGTCTATCGCAGTGAGTTCAAGGCGCTCAAACATACCTTAAGCGGCAGCACCGAACGCACCCTGATGAAGCTGGTTGTAGACGATGCCAGCGACAGAGTGGTAGGTCTGCACATGGTGGGGGCCGACGCCGGTGAAATAGTACAAGGCTTTGCAGTCGCCATGAAGGCAGGCGCTACCAAGGCGCTATTCGACAGCACCATAGGCATACACCCCACCGCCGCTGAAGAATTTGTCACCATGCGGGTGGCAGTAGGCGAATAG
- a CDS encoding MarR family winged helix-turn-helix transcriptional regulator, translating into MKKTPATELDLLTLDKQFCFSLYSASLAMTKTYKPLLEKIGLTYPQYLVMLVLWRQDGILVKDIGELLFLDSGTLTPLLKRMEAARLVQRTRDTLDERQVRITLTPEGRELKQAAKTIPISVMCASGQSAEVLMQLRGQLTQIRDDLSKNT; encoded by the coding sequence ATGAAAAAAACACCCGCCACTGAACTCGACTTACTGACACTCGATAAGCAGTTTTGTTTTTCCCTGTATTCTGCCTCACTGGCGATGACCAAGACCTATAAGCCCTTGCTGGAAAAAATTGGGCTGACCTATCCGCAGTATTTGGTGATGCTGGTGCTGTGGCGGCAAGACGGTATTTTAGTCAAAGACATAGGCGAATTATTATTTCTCGATTCTGGCACACTCACGCCCTTACTCAAACGGATGGAGGCGGCACGATTAGTGCAGCGCACGCGCGATACGCTGGATGAACGCCAGGTGCGCATTACTCTCACGCCTGAAGGCAGAGAACTCAAGCAAGCGGCAAAGACAATACCGATCTCAGTGATGTGCGCCAGCGGCCAGAGTGCCGAGGTGTTAATGCAACTGCGTGGCCAGTTAACGCAGATACGCGATGACTTGAGCAAAAACACTTAA
- a CDS encoding organic hydroperoxide resistance protein: protein MQVLYTANATATGGRDGRATSSDQHLDVKLTTPKELGGAGGDGTNPEQMFAAGYSACFIGAMKFVSAAMKISLPADTTVNGLVGIGPNGKGGFGLEVALNVSIPGMERATAEALVHKAHEVCPYSNATRGNIDVKVTLL, encoded by the coding sequence ATGCAAGTACTTTACACAGCAAACGCAACAGCAACTGGTGGTCGTGATGGCCGCGCCACTTCTTCCGATCAACATCTGGACGTTAAGTTGACGACGCCAAAAGAACTCGGTGGTGCCGGTGGTGATGGTACTAATCCTGAGCAAATGTTCGCCGCCGGTTATTCCGCCTGCTTCATCGGCGCTATGAAATTTGTCTCTGCCGCCATGAAGATTAGCTTACCAGCCGACACCACCGTCAACGGTCTAGTTGGTATAGGCCCCAACGGCAAAGGCGGGTTTGGCTTGGAAGTGGCGCTCAACGTGAGCATCCCTGGTATGGAACGCGCCACCGCCGAGGCACTTGTGCATAAGGCGCATGAAGTTTGCCCTTACTCAAACGCGACCCGCGGCAATATCGATGTCAAAGTCACGTTGCTGTAA
- a CDS encoding helix-turn-helix transcriptional regulator encodes MKNHVRELRGAREWSQAQLADQLEVSRQTINAIETGRYDPSLPLAFAIAKLFQQSIEEIFQTD; translated from the coding sequence ATGAAAAACCATGTCAGAGAATTGCGTGGCGCACGAGAGTGGAGCCAAGCCCAATTGGCCGATCAACTGGAAGTCTCGCGGCAAACCATCAATGCGATAGAGACGGGGCGCTATGATCCGAGTTTGCCATTAGCATTTGCGATTGCTAAGTTATTTCAACAATCTATAGAAGAAATTTTTCAGACTGATTGA
- the groES gene encoding co-chaperone GroES — translation MNLRPLYDRIIVKRLDQETKTASGIVLPDAAAEKPDQGEVLAVGQGKMLEDGKVRPLEVKVGDRVLFGKYSGQAVKVDGNEVLVMREEDVFAIVQK, via the coding sequence ATGAATCTTCGTCCCCTGTATGATCGCATCATCGTTAAACGTCTGGATCAAGAAACAAAGACAGCATCCGGTATCGTATTGCCTGACGCTGCAGCTGAAAAGCCAGATCAAGGTGAAGTTTTAGCAGTTGGTCAAGGCAAGATGTTAGAAGACGGTAAAGTACGCCCATTGGAAGTTAAAGTCGGTGATCGCGTCTTGTTCGGTAAATATTCTGGTCAAGCTGTCAAAGTTGACGGTAATGAAGTTCTGGTGATGCGCGAAGAAGATGTTTTCGCTATCGTTCAGAAATAA